Below is a window of Desulfurococcus amylolyticus Z-533 DNA.
ATACCCCCTTACCAAACCTTCTGCTTGTTCAGCTGCACGAACATTAGCCCTCCTAATGATCTCTATTGATGCAACTCTGTCAATACTTGTAGCATTCTCCGAGAACCCTTTCGGTATAATTATTATTAAATCAATGCTTGAATTCCGTAGTGCATACTCTCTATTACTGTACTGGTATACGTTTAACCCGGATCTAGCAAGGTACTCTCTTACATCTTCCACTAGCTTGCTGGATGACACCGTTATATTCAATACTGGAGACGTATACGATGTGGAATCCTCATCGATCACGGCTATATTCACTGGTTGCTGGGTCATCAGGGTGAATGTGAGTAAACCTATAAGTGGTAGTGAGATCAATGGTAGGAGGAACGTGGTTAACAGGGTCTTCTTATCCCTTGATAACTCCTTCAACTCCTTCCACAGTATCACCTTAATCATCTCGTTCCGCATCATTCCTCCTCCCCCACTATCTTAGTGAAAACCTCCTCCATATTCGCTGCATTATACTCCTCTATCAATTTTCTAGGCTCTCCCTCGGCGACTATCTTCCCCTTGAATATTAATCCAACCCTATCACACAGATACTCTATTTCGAGCATATTATGGCTACTTAAGAGTACTGAGGCACCTGTTTCAACAACATACTGCTTTATCATCCTCCGGATAGACACGCTTGCATGCACGTCGAGCCCGCTCGTAGGTTCATCAAGTATAGCTATCTTAGGCCGCCTCATGAGGACAATGCCGAGGAGGAGACGGCGCTTCATCCCGTGGCTATACCCAATGGTTTCCTCGTTTAACCTATCGCCCAGCCCAGTTATCTTGACACCGTACTCAACCATGGACTTCACGTCTCCACCATAGAGTCTAGCGTAGAAGTAGAGGTGTTCAAGGCCTGTTAGTAATGGATATGTGCTGGCCTCTTCTGGTAGATAGCTTATCAGCTCCCTAGTCTTATCGAAGTCCCTATAAGGGTCGAGTCCATATACTTTCACAGTGCCCCGTGAAGGCTTAACTATTCCAGCTATTATCCTTAGAATGGTTGTTTTACCAGCTCCATTAGGGCCTATTAACCCATATATCTCCCCTGGTTTCACTGTGAAGCTAACGCCTTTCACTGCATGGACGTCATCCCCGTAGATCTTGTGTAGATCAGTTACCTCTATGGCGTTCATGAGCTGATCTCCCCCATGTCTTGAAGGGGTGGCTTACTGGTTTCCCGTATCCATTCGGGGTTACATCTTTCATCTGCTGGGCACTCGGGGTGATCAGAGATCCCTCTCAATGCTTGGTTGCAACCCCCATCATCCAGCTATAATGCAAGCACTAAACCTATAAACATTTCATCCCCCCTCCTAAAGAACGCTGCCTTTAACTGTAATCATTTATCCCTAATTGAATAGCCTTCCAGGAATACTTTTAAATCCAACCTATTATACTATTCTCTCAAGGTGTTTAATACTTGCTTTCCGGGAAGATAAAGAATGCCATAGAAGATTTTCTATCAAAGTACGGGGAGAAGGCATTTATCGTTTTAAAGACGGCGTATAATATTTCAAGGGATCCAAAT
It encodes the following:
- a CDS encoding ABC transporter ATP-binding protein; translated protein: MNAIEVTDLHKIYGDDVHAVKGVSFTVKPGEIYGLIGPNGAGKTTILRIIAGIVKPSRGTVKVYGLDPYRDFDKTRELISYLPEEASTYPLLTGLEHLYFYARLYGGDVKSMVEYGVKITGLGDRLNEETIGYSHGMKRRLLLGIVLMRRPKIAILDEPTSGLDVHASVSIRRMIKQYVVETGASVLLSSHNMLEIEYLCDRVGLIFKGKIVAEGEPRKLIEEYNAANMEEVFTKIVGEEE